The following coding sequences lie in one Arachis hypogaea cultivar Tifrunner chromosome 4, arahy.Tifrunner.gnm2.J5K5, whole genome shotgun sequence genomic window:
- the LOC140184364 gene encoding uncharacterized protein yields the protein MTKPFSGLNNKQQWVSFRAIQGRRIFTLFDESFHDFKNYFFKVQGVEGHHPFFLDENYVPRFPLYWLEASPYEKYGLDDLDEVEAAIVGFLREVWGRAPYLDTKKLLQRSPAFVQAQLEMAKKNSSESYQRVQEAKARSRARAGSARVTSSSLLPPPPQILGTSSRPIVISSSASSQPPPPPRPSPEPEKKKRKTLESSSSFEGEAKVDAPAFVRKHIYPHTRIGMDDVSVRNHLTILAQESVRAAAV from the exons atgaccaagccctttagtgggctaaataacaagcagcaatgggtgtctttccgagccattCAAGGCCGGagaattttcaccctttttgatgaatccttccatgactttaaaaattattttttcaaagttcaaggtgtagagggtcaccaccccttttttctggatgaaaattaTGTTCCTCGCTTTCCTCTGtattggttggaggcctccccctacgagaaatatggtttggatgacttggatgaggtggaggcagccattgtggggttcctccgagaagtgtgggggagggccccatatctgGACACCAAAAAACTTCTCCAGAGGTCGCCGGCCTTTGTCCAGGCACAATTAG agatggcgaagaagaattcCAGCGAATCTTACCAAAGAGTCCAGGAGGCCAAGGCAAGATCTCGCGCCAGGGCCGGCAGTGCCAGGGTAACTagctcctctcttcttcctcctcctcctcaaatTTTGGGGACCTCTTCTCGGCCTATTGTTATTTCCTCTTCGGCTTCTTCTCAGCCACCCCCTCCCCCCCGACCTTCTCCTGAGCCGGAGAAGAAGAAGCGTAAGACTTTAGagtcttcctcttcttttgaaggtgaggctAAGGTGGATGCACCTGCATTTGTTCGGAAACACATCTATCCCCATACCCGTataggtatggatgatgtttctgttcggaacCACCTCACTATTTTGGCTCAGGAGAGTGTCAGGGCGGCGGCGGTATGA